A genomic segment from Segniliparus rotundus DSM 44985 encodes:
- a CDS encoding metal ABC transporter solute-binding protein, Zn/Mn family yields the protein MMSASPLRRTRYGALALAALALAGCDKSAGGATARTPNIVASTQAWALVAKAVAGEQVPVAVIVGAGKDPHEYQFSSRDAAAVESASVAVMGGKGYDSFMDKALPAGGGPKAIKGESATIVSPELRPKGNAALDNPHVFFDFAVVDAVAHELADELSREDSAHGDLYRHNLRTLRAQLQGFAEQLEELGRSHPGLRAVQTESVGQYLLDYLGASDVTPAGYRAAVANESDPALADQAAAVGLISSRGADLVVDNPQEENKSVNELLAAATSAGVPVVGVGETPPPQVASYSDWLRSILGGFTTALGSPAQPNGEHAGPAR from the coding sequence ATGATGTCTGCGTCACCCTTGCGGCGCACACGGTACGGCGCTCTGGCCTTGGCGGCGTTGGCCCTCGCCGGATGCGACAAATCCGCCGGTGGCGCGACTGCGCGCACGCCGAACATCGTCGCCTCCACACAGGCGTGGGCCCTGGTCGCGAAAGCCGTCGCTGGCGAGCAGGTCCCCGTCGCGGTGATCGTCGGCGCGGGCAAGGACCCGCACGAGTACCAGTTCAGCTCGCGAGACGCGGCGGCTGTCGAAAGCGCCAGCGTCGCCGTCATGGGCGGGAAGGGCTACGACTCCTTCATGGACAAGGCGCTCCCCGCCGGGGGCGGCCCGAAAGCGATCAAGGGGGAGTCCGCCACGATCGTCAGCCCCGAACTGCGGCCAAAGGGCAACGCCGCGCTCGACAATCCGCATGTGTTCTTCGACTTCGCCGTCGTGGACGCAGTGGCCCACGAGCTCGCCGACGAGCTGAGCCGCGAAGACAGCGCCCACGGCGACCTTTACCGGCACAACCTGCGAACGTTGCGCGCGCAGCTGCAGGGCTTCGCCGAACAGCTCGAAGAGCTCGGCCGGAGCCATCCGGGGCTGCGCGCGGTGCAAACCGAGTCCGTCGGGCAATACCTGCTGGACTACCTGGGGGCCAGCGACGTCACCCCCGCCGGGTACCGGGCCGCAGTGGCGAACGAGTCGGACCCCGCGCTCGCGGACCAGGCCGCCGCCGTCGGGCTCATCTCCTCCCGAGGGGCCGACCTCGTGGTGGACAACCCGCAGGAGGAGAACAAGTCGGTCAACGAATTGCTCGCCGCGGCCACATCGGCTGGTGTGCCGGTCGTGGGCGTCGGCGAGACCCCGCCCCCGCAGGTCGCCTCGTACAGCGACTGGCTGCGCTCGATCCTCGGCGGCTTCACCACGGCGCTCGGATCGCCCGCCCAACCGAACGGCGAACATGCCGGACCGGCCCGCTGA
- a CDS encoding metal ABC transporter ATP-binding protein: MPDRPAEPALRFSAAALRVGERVLVENLDLALAPGEFLAVLGPNGAGKSTLVQAALGLRALDAGSVEIFGQPPARARDHIGYLAQRVELDRATALRGRDFVGFGYDGFRLGPGFLRAGRRKTAVARTLARLGAEDFADRPVSGLSGGEFARLRLAQALIGDPKLLICDEPLVSLDLASQTLVVEQIVRQQQERGAAVVFITHELNPVLAHVDRVLYVARGGHRHGPVDEVMTAASLSALYASPIDVLNVRGKLVVVGAGEEGHG; this comes from the coding sequence ATGCCGGACCGGCCCGCTGAGCCGGCGCTGCGGTTTTCCGCCGCAGCGCTGCGCGTCGGGGAGCGCGTCCTGGTCGAGAACCTCGATCTCGCGTTGGCGCCCGGCGAGTTCCTCGCCGTCCTCGGCCCCAACGGCGCTGGCAAGTCCACACTGGTGCAAGCCGCCCTCGGTCTGCGCGCCCTCGACGCGGGAAGCGTCGAGATTTTCGGCCAACCGCCCGCGCGGGCCCGCGACCACATCGGGTACCTCGCCCAGCGGGTGGAGTTGGACCGCGCGACCGCGTTGCGCGGACGCGACTTCGTCGGCTTCGGTTACGACGGGTTCCGCCTGGGGCCGGGGTTCCTGCGCGCGGGGCGCAGAAAGACCGCCGTGGCGCGGACGCTTGCCAGGCTCGGCGCGGAAGATTTCGCAGACCGGCCCGTCAGCGGGCTTTCCGGCGGGGAATTCGCCCGATTGCGCCTCGCCCAAGCCTTGATCGGCGACCCGAAGCTGCTCATCTGCGACGAGCCATTGGTGAGCCTCGATCTCGCGAGCCAAACGTTGGTGGTCGAACAGATCGTCCGCCAGCAGCAGGAGCGCGGCGCGGCGGTCGTCTTCATCACCCATGAGCTCAACCCGGTGCTCGCGCATGTCGACCGGGTGCTGTACGTGGCGCGCGGCGGGCACCGCCACGGTCCGGTGGACGAGGTCATGACGGCGGCGTCGCTCTCGGCTTTGTACGCGTCCCCGATCGACGTGCTGAACGTGCGCGGCAAACTCGTGGTGGTCGGCGCGGGCGAGGAGGGCCACGGATGA
- a CDS encoding metal ABC transporter permease — protein MSSASFFDWGLTWHLLGYAPTRRAVLAAAILGLLSAALGPFIVQRRMSFAVHATSELAVTGAALALFLGGSLRLGSMFGALAAGLVFGLLGLRAADRDIASGVVLSFGLGLSVLLLNLREGAATNLSSLLTGGLASVSNDDLRLMAATAVVACLVVMCCGRPLWFASLDPFGAAAKGVPTRSLAVGFTVLVAAAAAIGMQVVGALLVLALMVAPAAAAARLTASPRLGAVLAFVFAQLAAVGGVLLSLAPSWPPSALITTICFLLYMGARAVGFFRRRRFRAAG, from the coding sequence ATGAGTTCGGCGAGTTTCTTCGATTGGGGGCTCACCTGGCACCTGCTCGGCTACGCGCCGACGCGCCGCGCCGTGCTCGCCGCGGCGATCCTCGGCCTGCTTTCCGCCGCGCTCGGCCCGTTCATCGTGCAGCGGCGGATGAGTTTCGCCGTCCACGCGACCAGCGAGCTCGCTGTGACCGGGGCCGCTTTGGCGCTCTTCCTCGGCGGATCGTTGCGCCTGGGCTCGATGTTCGGGGCCCTGGCGGCCGGGCTCGTGTTCGGGCTGCTGGGTTTGCGGGCCGCCGACCGGGATATCGCGTCCGGGGTCGTGCTCTCGTTCGGCCTCGGCCTTTCGGTGCTGCTCTTGAACTTGCGCGAGGGGGCGGCCACGAATTTGTCCTCCCTGTTGACCGGCGGGCTCGCGAGCGTCAGCAACGACGATCTGCGGCTTATGGCTGCCACCGCCGTTGTGGCCTGCCTGGTGGTGATGTGCTGCGGGCGCCCGTTGTGGTTTGCGAGCCTGGACCCCTTCGGGGCCGCCGCGAAGGGGGTCCCGACACGCTCCCTCGCGGTCGGTTTCACAGTGCTCGTCGCCGCTGCTGCGGCGATCGGGATGCAGGTCGTCGGGGCGCTCTTGGTGCTCGCCTTGATGGTCGCCCCTGCTGCGGCAGCTGCCCGGCTGACCGCGTCGCCCCGCCTGGGGGCAGTCCTCGCCTTTGTTTTCGCGCAGCTCGCAGCCGTGGGAGGGGTGCTGCTCTCGCTGGCTCCCTCGTGGCCGCCGTCCGCGCTCATCACCACCATCTGCTTCTTGCTCTACATGGGCGCGCGGGCGGTCGGTTTTTTCCGTCGTCGCCGTTTTCGCGCCGCAGGCTGA
- a CDS encoding 5-oxoprolinase subunit PxpA: MVAAVVDLNADLGESLGVWRIGDDGAMLEMVSSANIACGFHGGDPATLWETCQAAARADVVIGAQVSYPDLLGFGRRFLDIAPKDLTAAVVYQVGALDAIARCMGSRVRYVKAHGALYHALAEHDRQADSFAQAVADFDPRLPVVHYGGAITAKAETHGLRLVAEAYADRAYTSQGTLVPRSEPGAVLTDPRAIAEQATRFAQEGKAESICLHGDTPGAVASARAVRAALAASGVAIRPFL, encoded by the coding sequence ATGGTCGCTGCAGTGGTTGATCTCAACGCCGACCTCGGCGAATCCTTGGGGGTGTGGCGAATCGGCGACGACGGGGCGATGCTGGAGATGGTGAGCAGCGCGAATATCGCCTGTGGGTTCCACGGCGGCGACCCGGCGACCTTATGGGAGACGTGCCAGGCCGCGGCCCGCGCGGATGTCGTGATCGGCGCGCAGGTGAGCTACCCGGATCTGTTGGGCTTCGGGCGGCGCTTCCTGGACATCGCGCCGAAAGACCTCACGGCGGCCGTGGTGTACCAGGTCGGGGCGCTCGACGCCATTGCCCGCTGCATGGGCAGTCGGGTGCGCTATGTCAAAGCGCACGGCGCGCTGTACCACGCGCTCGCCGAACACGACCGCCAAGCCGACTCGTTCGCCCAGGCCGTGGCCGACTTCGACCCGAGACTGCCTGTCGTGCACTACGGCGGGGCGATCACCGCCAAAGCCGAGACCCACGGTTTGCGCCTTGTCGCGGAGGCATATGCCGACCGCGCCTACACGTCGCAGGGCACGCTGGTCCCCCGCAGCGAGCCGGGCGCGGTGCTGACCGACCCTCGGGCCATCGCCGAGCAGGCGACGCGGTTCGCACAGGAGGGCAAGGCCGAGTCGATCTGCCTCCATGGGGACACGCCGGGCGCGGTGGCCTCGGCGCGAGCGGTCCGCGCCGCCTTGGCGGCATCGGGCGTCGCGATCCGGCCGTTCCTCTAG
- a CDS encoding septum formation family protein, with protein sequence MALRAVFAGVGLGALGVAAAAFAPAGSTARQIIPDVVQDAQAQARRAEEPGACLALGPGGQPGGAVDCAAEHVFEVAASVDLNDYPGTVFSSTAYPDQKQIAAWDQQLCSGVVNNYLRGRFDTHGRFKIGALLSSESAWAHGGHTLRCGLEVPGGNGALLSFTNRVADQDQSLTYDTGVCVGAEHNMPTEPVDCSQPHAFEVIGQTDLAKLFPGRSDTDPPTEDEQNDKLKVLCEQAAEAYLGNAERLRASTLDVNWTIVKTQSWLVGSRKTVCFVARHNDQGFAVVTGSAKGDVLIDGAKPVAPPKPTRSTFGPIQPPSRPPE encoded by the coding sequence ATGGCGTTGCGCGCGGTGTTCGCGGGAGTGGGGCTCGGAGCCCTCGGCGTCGCCGCCGCCGCGTTCGCGCCCGCGGGCTCCACCGCCCGCCAGATCATCCCCGATGTCGTCCAGGACGCGCAGGCGCAAGCGAGACGGGCCGAGGAGCCCGGCGCGTGTTTGGCACTTGGGCCGGGCGGGCAACCAGGGGGCGCCGTGGACTGCGCCGCAGAACATGTCTTCGAGGTGGCCGCGTCGGTGGACCTGAACGACTACCCCGGCACGGTGTTCTCCTCGACCGCCTATCCGGACCAGAAACAGATCGCGGCCTGGGACCAACAGCTGTGCTCAGGTGTGGTGAACAACTATCTGCGCGGACGGTTCGACACCCATGGCAGGTTCAAGATCGGCGCGTTGCTGTCCAGCGAAAGCGCGTGGGCGCACGGCGGGCACACGCTGCGCTGCGGGCTCGAAGTGCCCGGCGGCAACGGCGCGCTGCTCTCGTTCACGAACCGGGTCGCGGACCAGGACCAATCCCTCACCTATGACACCGGCGTGTGCGTCGGGGCCGAGCACAACATGCCGACCGAACCGGTGGACTGCTCCCAGCCGCACGCTTTCGAGGTCATCGGGCAAACAGACCTCGCGAAACTGTTCCCCGGCCGCTCCGACACGGACCCGCCGACGGAGGACGAGCAGAACGACAAGCTCAAAGTGCTGTGCGAGCAGGCCGCCGAAGCGTACTTGGGGAACGCGGAGCGGCTGCGGGCCTCGACGCTGGACGTCAACTGGACCATCGTCAAGACGCAGAGCTGGCTGGTCGGCAGCCGGAAGACCGTGTGCTTCGTCGCCAGGCACAACGACCAAGGGTTCGCCGTCGTCACCGGCAGCGCCAAAGGGGACGTGCTCATCGACGGGGCGAAACCGGTCGCGCCGCCGAAACCGACCCGGAGCACTTTCGGCCCGATCCAGCCGCCTTCCCGACCCCCGGAGTAA
- a CDS encoding lysophospholipid acyltransferase family protein, whose amino-acid sequence MEILYGTVNTAARLMWLYQGLRLKIVGVGNMPARGGAVVALNHTGYLDIPFGGLTSFLHKRNMRFMYKTEMRENPFVRWLFDRLRHIPVDRDYGKASYDHAVRLLKEGELVAVYPETTISRSFELREFKSGAARMAIDAKVPIVPVIVWGSQRIMTKGHPKAMGRTKTPIWIEVGEPIAPDLPPEQLIVKLKESMQAKLYEVQDKYAQTFGPYPPGAWWVPKRLGGGAPSLEEADALDAAEAEEKRAKRAAARAAGADEKKH is encoded by the coding sequence ATGGAAATCCTGTATGGAACGGTCAACACCGCCGCCCGGCTCATGTGGCTCTATCAGGGATTGCGCCTCAAGATCGTCGGCGTCGGCAACATGCCGGCGCGCGGCGGCGCGGTGGTCGCGCTCAACCACACCGGGTATCTCGACATTCCGTTCGGCGGGCTCACCTCGTTCCTGCACAAACGCAATATGCGGTTCATGTACAAGACCGAGATGCGGGAAAACCCCTTCGTGCGGTGGCTTTTCGACCGGCTCCGCCACATTCCCGTCGACCGGGATTACGGGAAGGCGAGCTACGACCACGCGGTCCGGCTCCTCAAAGAGGGCGAGCTCGTCGCCGTGTACCCGGAGACGACGATTTCCCGCAGCTTCGAGTTGCGCGAGTTCAAGAGCGGCGCGGCGCGGATGGCCATCGACGCGAAGGTGCCGATCGTCCCGGTCATCGTCTGGGGTTCGCAGCGGATCATGACCAAAGGCCATCCGAAGGCGATGGGCCGCACGAAGACGCCGATTTGGATCGAGGTGGGCGAGCCCATCGCGCCGGACCTGCCCCCGGAGCAGCTCATCGTGAAGCTCAAAGAGAGCATGCAGGCCAAGCTCTACGAGGTCCAAGACAAATACGCGCAGACGTTCGGCCCGTACCCGCCGGGCGCGTGGTGGGTGCCCAAGCGCCTTGGCGGCGGGGCTCCGAGCTTGGAGGAGGCGGACGCGCTCGACGCGGCGGAAGCTGAAGAGAAACGGGCCAAACGGGCCGCAGCCCGCGCGGCGGGCGCAGACGAGAAGAAGCATTAG
- a CDS encoding HAD family hydrolase, with product MPARHSHEHAHHQSRESAAAPHGRPPKLIVSDVDGTLLDENEHVTPRTRKAISTAVASGAHFVLASGRGVRSLLRIVRQLDAPPMTICANGSITYDSAKDVVLRASEFEIAALRRLAEAVKQALPGAEFAVERVDHGTDPLAYVSTPGYVHAWATSDYTPASETELLSRPAVKFLVRAVEESSDAMARVLGPLVRDFAEVSFSTSAGLLEIGPPGVSKGSAIAQLAAMFGVEAQDVIAFGDMPNDIAMLRWAGRSVAMANAHPLVLETASEVTASCVEEGVAQVLERWWP from the coding sequence ATGCCAGCACGCCATTCCCACGAGCACGCGCACCACCAATCCAGAGAGAGCGCCGCCGCGCCGCACGGGCGTCCGCCCAAACTCATCGTCAGCGATGTCGACGGCACGCTGCTCGATGAGAACGAGCACGTCACGCCGCGCACCCGGAAAGCGATCAGCACCGCTGTCGCGTCCGGGGCGCATTTCGTCCTTGCCTCCGGCCGAGGCGTTCGCAGCCTGTTGCGCATTGTCAGGCAGCTCGACGCGCCGCCGATGACCATTTGCGCGAACGGCTCCATCACCTACGACTCTGCCAAGGACGTCGTGCTGCGGGCCAGCGAATTCGAAATCGCCGCGTTGCGCCGCCTCGCCGAGGCCGTCAAGCAGGCGCTGCCCGGCGCGGAATTCGCGGTCGAGCGAGTGGACCACGGGACCGACCCGCTCGCCTACGTGAGCACGCCCGGCTATGTGCACGCGTGGGCGACCTCGGATTACACGCCCGCGTCCGAAACCGAGCTGTTGTCGCGTCCGGCGGTGAAGTTCCTGGTCCGCGCGGTCGAGGAGTCCTCCGACGCTATGGCGCGGGTGCTCGGGCCGCTGGTGCGGGATTTCGCGGAGGTCAGCTTCTCGACCTCGGCGGGCCTGTTGGAGATCGGCCCGCCCGGTGTGAGCAAAGGCAGCGCCATCGCGCAGCTCGCCGCGATGTTCGGCGTCGAAGCGCAGGACGTCATCGCGTTCGGCGACATGCCGAACGATATCGCCATGTTGCGTTGGGCGGGCCGTTCGGTGGCGATGGCCAACGCGCATCCGCTTGTGCTGGAAACCGCTTCGGAGGTCACTGCTTCCTGCGTCGAAGAGGGCGTGGCGCAGGTCTTAGAGCGCTGGTGGCCGTAG
- a CDS encoding WhiB family transcriptional regulator — protein MDWRHQAVCRDEDPELFFPVGNSGPALEQIKRAKVVCHRCPVSPECLSWALASGQDSGIWGGLSEDERRALKRRNARARARTVV, from the coding sequence ATGGATTGGCGCCATCAGGCCGTGTGTCGGGACGAAGATCCGGAGCTGTTCTTCCCTGTCGGCAACAGCGGCCCGGCGCTTGAGCAGATCAAGCGTGCCAAAGTGGTCTGTCATCGCTGCCCGGTGAGCCCCGAATGCCTCTCTTGGGCATTGGCCTCCGGACAGGACTCCGGTATCTGGGGGGGATTGAGCGAGGACGAGCGGCGAGCCCTCAAACGGCGCAACGCCCGGGCCCGGGCCCGAACCGTCGTCTAG
- a CDS encoding diacylglycerol/lipid kinase family protein translates to MRAVLVVNPRATTTTAQSRGLLVSLLQNDLDLTVQETSHRGHAAELAAECVANGTDLVIAHGGDGTVNELASGLLGPPEQSSRPEPGAAPAVAVIPGGSANVFARSLGISPDPRRAVDQLLRALRGNERRRVSAGLCDMSLADGRRESRWFLCNAGLGIDADVVAMMEAGRWSGRPVTPARYFLAAVSAYFRWAFRPGPLTLELPGTAPTRGVGLAFVSNCSPWTYFGNRPITTNPGVRHDKGLGVFAATKLDPWHSIPLAVQLLSPRTAPDTPGSVRVDNLIELTLSSADALRCQIDGEYVGKRVRAEFRSIPAALDVVAPCS, encoded by the coding sequence GTGCGCGCGGTACTGGTGGTCAATCCCCGAGCCACCACCACGACGGCGCAGTCGAGGGGGTTGCTGGTCTCGTTGCTGCAGAACGATCTCGATCTGACCGTTCAGGAGACCTCGCATCGCGGGCACGCCGCCGAGCTGGCCGCGGAGTGCGTCGCGAACGGGACGGATTTGGTCATCGCCCACGGCGGCGACGGGACGGTGAACGAATTGGCGTCCGGCTTGCTCGGGCCGCCGGAGCAGTCCTCGCGCCCCGAACCAGGGGCGGCGCCCGCAGTGGCGGTGATTCCTGGCGGCTCCGCGAACGTTTTCGCCCGATCCCTCGGGATCAGCCCTGATCCGAGACGTGCCGTCGACCAACTCCTCAGGGCTCTGCGCGGGAATGAGCGCAGGCGCGTCTCCGCTGGGCTGTGCGACATGAGCCTGGCAGACGGGCGGCGCGAGTCCCGCTGGTTCCTCTGCAACGCAGGGCTCGGCATTGACGCGGACGTCGTCGCCATGATGGAGGCGGGACGTTGGTCGGGGCGCCCGGTCACACCGGCACGGTATTTCTTGGCCGCGGTGTCCGCGTATTTCCGTTGGGCTTTTCGGCCTGGCCCGCTCACGCTCGAACTTCCCGGCACAGCGCCGACGCGAGGAGTCGGCCTGGCGTTTGTGAGCAATTGCAGCCCGTGGACATACTTCGGGAATCGGCCTATCACCACCAATCCGGGGGTCCGACACGACAAAGGCCTCGGTGTGTTTGCCGCCACAAAGCTGGACCCGTGGCACAGTATTCCGTTGGCCGTGCAACTGCTTTCGCCCCGGACCGCGCCGGACACACCTGGTTCCGTACGTGTCGATAATCTCATTGAGCTCACCCTGAGCAGCGCCGATGCGCTGCGGTGCCAGATCGACGGGGAATACGTCGGCAAGCGAGTTCGCGCGGAATTCCGTTCCATTCCAGCGGCCCTCGACGTCGTCGCCCCGTGTTCGTGA
- a CDS encoding acid phosphatase — MTAKNRLVLIRHGETEWSRIGRHTSVTDLPLLPLGQTQAQGLKGPLEQLQLRDPLVYSSPRKRALHTAELAGLTVNETWNDLAEWNYGEYEGLTTHQIRMMEPDWSVWTHPSPDGESEEDVLHRADQVIREAVSRLAYHDVVLVGHGHFSRALLVRWLEQPLMLGRRFAFPAASITVLGHEHDLRVVECLGVRSAQTGYMDGVSLPVAPMA, encoded by the coding sequence ATGACTGCAAAGAACCGGCTCGTGCTCATCCGGCACGGCGAAACCGAATGGTCCCGGATCGGCAGGCACACCAGTGTCACCGACCTTCCCCTTCTGCCACTCGGACAAACGCAGGCGCAGGGATTGAAAGGGCCGCTCGAACAGCTGCAACTGCGCGATCCGCTGGTGTATTCAAGTCCGCGCAAGCGCGCGTTGCACACCGCCGAGCTGGCCGGGCTCACCGTCAACGAGACCTGGAACGATCTCGCCGAATGGAACTACGGCGAGTACGAGGGTTTGACGACCCACCAGATCCGCATGATGGAGCCGGATTGGTCGGTGTGGACGCACCCTTCGCCGGACGGGGAAAGCGAAGAGGACGTGCTGCATCGCGCGGACCAGGTGATCCGTGAGGCCGTGTCGAGGCTGGCCTATCACGATGTGGTGCTGGTCGGCCACGGGCATTTCAGCAGGGCGCTGCTGGTGCGCTGGCTCGAACAGCCCCTGATGCTGGGGCGACGGTTCGCTTTTCCCGCCGCGTCCATCACTGTGCTCGGCCACGAGCACGATCTCCGGGTCGTCGAATGCCTCGGGGTCCGGAGCGCGCAAACCGGCTACATGGACGGGGTCAGCCTCCCGGTCGCGCCGATGGCTTGA
- a CDS encoding PQQ-binding-like beta-propeller repeat protein, producing MRRPVFWRDCLIAFSIALTVLAAGAVLWLRAPTRQVVAQTAARAAPSPQNAAVVPESFELAWSKSDSAASSPMVFGGTLVVADAHALTGWEIATGRQAWRFAEPMPLCAATSAWGKVFAVYRGPDGCSLVVALEAATGKRPTGLHEDTRTGNGALFRHIRLAPTVLSQGSEGGGPGSGTGAWAPHMILALGPRHLELWHENLLRSVEYGHVTTPFEPNKQPHPGCALRSAVVGEDSFAVLERCRRDSALLLSFLKNSPKKDTEPEKACPKEQTCSAVLDTLQPGDDAELLGVVDERAALYVPATQDHPAQIAEVGMHGEVVRSTDLNTPVTEHQTPPWRTSPALITWWTGAAVVGLSAESLAVVFQTPGLVGPATEMGGQLIAPTADGLAVLDPATGARLRDIPMQGANAGGKGGVSLAVSGSSVIRQQGGKVLVYSGR from the coding sequence ATGCGAAGACCAGTTTTTTGGCGTGACTGCCTTATCGCGTTTTCGATCGCATTGACCGTCCTGGCCGCGGGGGCGGTCCTCTGGTTGCGCGCCCCGACGCGGCAGGTGGTCGCACAGACCGCCGCGCGAGCGGCCCCGTCGCCGCAGAACGCGGCCGTCGTGCCGGAAAGCTTCGAGCTTGCCTGGTCGAAGTCCGACAGCGCCGCCTCGTCGCCGATGGTGTTCGGCGGCACCTTGGTCGTCGCGGACGCCCATGCTCTGACCGGCTGGGAAATCGCGACCGGACGACAAGCGTGGCGCTTCGCCGAGCCCATGCCGCTGTGCGCCGCGACCTCCGCGTGGGGAAAAGTCTTCGCCGTGTACCGGGGCCCGGACGGCTGCTCCCTTGTCGTGGCCCTGGAAGCCGCCACTGGGAAACGGCCGACTGGTCTGCATGAAGACACACGCACGGGCAACGGGGCCTTGTTCCGGCACATCCGGCTCGCGCCGACCGTCCTCTCGCAAGGCTCCGAGGGCGGGGGGCCAGGCTCCGGGACAGGCGCGTGGGCGCCGCATATGATTCTGGCCCTCGGCCCCCGCCATCTGGAGCTTTGGCATGAGAACCTGTTGCGCAGCGTGGAGTACGGGCACGTCACCACCCCGTTCGAACCGAACAAGCAGCCCCACCCAGGTTGCGCGCTGCGCTCCGCGGTTGTGGGCGAGGACTCGTTCGCGGTCCTGGAGCGTTGCAGGCGTGATTCGGCCCTGCTGCTCTCGTTCCTGAAGAACTCGCCGAAGAAGGACACCGAACCGGAGAAAGCCTGCCCGAAAGAGCAGACCTGTTCCGCCGTGCTCGACACATTGCAACCGGGCGATGACGCGGAGCTGCTCGGCGTCGTCGACGAGCGCGCAGCGCTGTACGTGCCAGCGACGCAGGACCATCCTGCGCAGATCGCGGAAGTGGGCATGCACGGCGAAGTCGTCCGGAGCACCGATCTGAACACGCCGGTCACCGAGCACCAGACGCCGCCGTGGCGCACGAGCCCCGCGCTCATCACCTGGTGGACCGGCGCCGCTGTCGTGGGCCTCTCCGCGGAGAGCCTGGCGGTGGTTTTCCAAACTCCCGGCCTGGTCGGGCCCGCGACCGAAATGGGCGGACAGCTCATCGCCCCGACCGCGGACGGGCTTGCCGTCCTCGACCCCGCCACCGGCGCGAGGCTCAGAGACATTCCGATGCAAGGGGCCAACGCCGGGGGGAAGGGCGGGGTCAGCCTCGCCGTGAGCGGCTCTTCGGTGATCCGCCAGCAGGGCGGAAAAGTTTTGGTGTACTCCGGGCGCTGA